The Pogona vitticeps strain Pit_001003342236 chromosome 6, PviZW2.1, whole genome shotgun sequence genome contains a region encoding:
- the EFHB gene encoding EF-hand domain-containing family member B isoform X3, with translation MVGGIPVKGLRGAVRQVYQGKFVDRLPELPAAGKLSQIGETAATCLTEILPRVASLANPSPKTWFQQKLKEKSESIYLSSREAPLGKSHDQSLRLPKGLDLAGTRFGVTTFREGPGGEVINPRKTFDEVQRETEQGHELYVATHNDYYVGEPINRKYDPSTFNRFNLYGKETPHCNNGRNVARTLRWFHDLQMKKSAKIVSKISDDFKEKFQPQLGKVLDPIADTLNVPPDHTFGMLIRPEEYGVGDLLHYRLPSEFLRGKDRERAVFTAIRQNLKKANYHNFDTLLQAFRHYDKDGDRKISREDLKKTCFQLNLDLDEELLDALFNYCDLDKDGFINYLEFVNFLNWKDKMSLQEYEEKIITKGKKPAPFDLIPPEGAECKADGDAVLKQEDVVEKEPGSSEKTPRTLTRPTDRVFSDYRTTSSQYNAVVGGIPSSFYPLYGVPTIRSDIPAPQFRRISDNTNYGDQATAYALLYPSIYSNKGVYERDFFKTRSKEEIARILRNIGVQLSDESFDEIWRQASLKDHRGKVCVESIRNVLDEMQAAHIKSR, from the exons GTAGCATCACTGGCAAACCCATCTCCCAAGACCTGGTTTCAGcaaaaactgaaagagaagagtgaGTCCATTTATTTAAGCAGCCGTGAAGCTCCCCTTGGGAAATCCCATGATCAGTCATTAAGATTACCTAAAGGACTGGATTTGGCCGGCACACGATTTGGAGTAACAACCTTCAGAG AGGGTCCTGGGGGAGAGGTTATAAATCCACGGAAGACATTTGATGAAGTCCAGAGAGAAACAGAACAAGGACATGAATTGTATGTTGCAACTCACAATGATTACTATGTTG GGGAGCCAATAAATAGGAAATATGACCCATCTACATTCAACAGATTTAATCTTTATGGAAAAGAAACACCCCACTGTAATAATGGACGAAACGTAGCTAGAACATTACGCTGGTTCCATGATCTGCAAAT GAAGAAATCAGCCAAAATAGTCTCTAAAATCAGTGATGATTTCAAGGAAAAATTTCAGCCCCAACTCGGAAAAGTCCTTGATCC CATTGCTGATACTCTCAATGTTCCTCCAGACCATACATTTGGAATGCTTATACGTCCTGAGGAATATG GTGTTGGAGACCTTCTTCATTACAGACTTCCAAGTGAATTCCTTCGTGGCAAAGACAGAGAGCGGGCTGTTTTTACTGCAATTCGGCAGAATTTGAAGAAAGCTAATTACCATAATTTTGATACATTATTGCAAGCTTTCAGACATTATGATAAG GATGGCGATCGGAAAATAAGTAGGGAAGACTTGAAAAAGACCTGCTTTCAGCTTAATCTAGACTTGGATGAAGAGCTGTTGGATGCTTTATTTAACTACTGTGATTTGGATAAAGATGGCTTTATAAACTATCTAGAGTTTGTGAACTTCCTTAACTGGAAAGATAAAATGTCTCTTCAGGAAtatgaagaaaaaataattacCAAAG GCAAAAAGCCAGCTCCCTTTGACCTTATTCCACCAGAAGGAGCAGAATGCAAAGCAGATGGAGATGCTGTGCTAAAGCAGGAGGATGTAGTAGAAAAAGAACCTGGAAGTTCagaaaaaacacccagaactCTTACAAGACCAACGGATCGTGTATTTTCTGATTATCGCACAACATCTTCTCAATATAATGCAGTTGTAGGAGGCATTCCCTCTTCAT TTTACCCACTCTATGGTGTTCCAACTATTCGTTCAGACATTCCTGCCCCACAATTTCGTCGCATCAGTGACAATACTAATTATGGTGATCAAGCAACTGCTTATGCATTGTTATATCCTTCTATATATAGCAACAAAGGAGTGTATGAAAGAGACTTCTTCAAGACAAGATCAAAAGAAGAG ATTGCCCGCATTCTGCGCAATATTGGTGTCCAACTTTCAGATGAAAGCTTTGATGAAATATGGAGGCAAGCCAGCTTGAAAGATCACAGAGGAAAAGTTTGTGTAGAATCCATCAGAAATGTCCTGGATGAAATGCAGGCAGCACACATAAAAAGCAGATGA
- the EFHB gene encoding EF-hand domain-containing family member B isoform X2: MVGGIPVKGLRGAVRQVYQGKFVDRLPELPAAGKLSQIGETAATCLTEILPRPITPPVVEKFRNTSNPPTGRERVFYGRANDPDIASYLTHGIKSVPSESVASLANPSPKTWFQQKLKEKSESIYLSSREAPLGKSHDQSLRLPKGLDLAGTRFGVTTFREGPGGEVINPRKTFDEVQRETEQGHELYVATHNDYYVGEPINRKYDPSTFNRFNLYGKETPHCNNGRNVARTLRWFHDLQIIADTLNVPPDHTFGMLIRPEEYGVGDLLHYRLPSEFLRGKDRERAVFTAIRQNLKKANYHNFDTLLQAFRHYDKDGDRKISREDLKKTCFQLNLDLDEELLDALFNYCDLDKDGFINYLEFVNFLNWKDKMSLQEYEEKIITKGKKPAPFDLIPPEGAECKADGDAVLKQEDVVEKEPGSSEKTPRTLTRPTDRVFSDYRTTSSQYNAVVGGIPSSFYPLYGVPTIRSDIPAPQFRRISDNTNYGDQATAYALLYPSIYSNKGVYERDFFKTRSKEEIARILRNIGVQLSDESFDEIWRQASLKDHRGKVCVESIRNVLDEMQAAHIKSR, translated from the exons CCAATTACTCCACCTGTGGTGGAAAAGTTTAGAAACACCAGCAATCCTCCTACTGGTAGAGAAAGAGTATTTTATGGCCGAGCAAATGATCCTGATATTGCATCGTATTTGACCCATGGTATAAAATCCGTCCCTTCAGAGAGT GTAGCATCACTGGCAAACCCATCTCCCAAGACCTGGTTTCAGcaaaaactgaaagagaagagtgaGTCCATTTATTTAAGCAGCCGTGAAGCTCCCCTTGGGAAATCCCATGATCAGTCATTAAGATTACCTAAAGGACTGGATTTGGCCGGCACACGATTTGGAGTAACAACCTTCAGAG AGGGTCCTGGGGGAGAGGTTATAAATCCACGGAAGACATTTGATGAAGTCCAGAGAGAAACAGAACAAGGACATGAATTGTATGTTGCAACTCACAATGATTACTATGTTG GGGAGCCAATAAATAGGAAATATGACCCATCTACATTCAACAGATTTAATCTTTATGGAAAAGAAACACCCCACTGTAATAATGGACGAAACGTAGCTAGAACATTACGCTGGTTCCATGATCTGCAAAT CATTGCTGATACTCTCAATGTTCCTCCAGACCATACATTTGGAATGCTTATACGTCCTGAGGAATATG GTGTTGGAGACCTTCTTCATTACAGACTTCCAAGTGAATTCCTTCGTGGCAAAGACAGAGAGCGGGCTGTTTTTACTGCAATTCGGCAGAATTTGAAGAAAGCTAATTACCATAATTTTGATACATTATTGCAAGCTTTCAGACATTATGATAAG GATGGCGATCGGAAAATAAGTAGGGAAGACTTGAAAAAGACCTGCTTTCAGCTTAATCTAGACTTGGATGAAGAGCTGTTGGATGCTTTATTTAACTACTGTGATTTGGATAAAGATGGCTTTATAAACTATCTAGAGTTTGTGAACTTCCTTAACTGGAAAGATAAAATGTCTCTTCAGGAAtatgaagaaaaaataattacCAAAG GCAAAAAGCCAGCTCCCTTTGACCTTATTCCACCAGAAGGAGCAGAATGCAAAGCAGATGGAGATGCTGTGCTAAAGCAGGAGGATGTAGTAGAAAAAGAACCTGGAAGTTCagaaaaaacacccagaactCTTACAAGACCAACGGATCGTGTATTTTCTGATTATCGCACAACATCTTCTCAATATAATGCAGTTGTAGGAGGCATTCCCTCTTCAT TTTACCCACTCTATGGTGTTCCAACTATTCGTTCAGACATTCCTGCCCCACAATTTCGTCGCATCAGTGACAATACTAATTATGGTGATCAAGCAACTGCTTATGCATTGTTATATCCTTCTATATATAGCAACAAAGGAGTGTATGAAAGAGACTTCTTCAAGACAAGATCAAAAGAAGAG ATTGCCCGCATTCTGCGCAATATTGGTGTCCAACTTTCAGATGAAAGCTTTGATGAAATATGGAGGCAAGCCAGCTTGAAAGATCACAGAGGAAAAGTTTGTGTAGAATCCATCAGAAATGTCCTGGATGAAATGCAGGCAGCACACATAAAAAGCAGATGA
- the EFHB gene encoding EF-hand domain-containing family member B isoform X1, which yields MVGGIPVKGLRGAVRQVYQGKFVDRLPELPAAGKLSQIGETAATCLTEILPRPITPPVVEKFRNTSNPPTGRERVFYGRANDPDIASYLTHGIKSVPSESVASLANPSPKTWFQQKLKEKSESIYLSSREAPLGKSHDQSLRLPKGLDLAGTRFGVTTFREGPGGEVINPRKTFDEVQRETEQGHELYVATHNDYYVGEPINRKYDPSTFNRFNLYGKETPHCNNGRNVARTLRWFHDLQMKKSAKIVSKISDDFKEKFQPQLGKVLDPIADTLNVPPDHTFGMLIRPEEYGVGDLLHYRLPSEFLRGKDRERAVFTAIRQNLKKANYHNFDTLLQAFRHYDKDGDRKISREDLKKTCFQLNLDLDEELLDALFNYCDLDKDGFINYLEFVNFLNWKDKMSLQEYEEKIITKGKKPAPFDLIPPEGAECKADGDAVLKQEDVVEKEPGSSEKTPRTLTRPTDRVFSDYRTTSSQYNAVVGGIPSSFYPLYGVPTIRSDIPAPQFRRISDNTNYGDQATAYALLYPSIYSNKGVYERDFFKTRSKEEIARILRNIGVQLSDESFDEIWRQASLKDHRGKVCVESIRNVLDEMQAAHIKSR from the exons CCAATTACTCCACCTGTGGTGGAAAAGTTTAGAAACACCAGCAATCCTCCTACTGGTAGAGAAAGAGTATTTTATGGCCGAGCAAATGATCCTGATATTGCATCGTATTTGACCCATGGTATAAAATCCGTCCCTTCAGAGAGT GTAGCATCACTGGCAAACCCATCTCCCAAGACCTGGTTTCAGcaaaaactgaaagagaagagtgaGTCCATTTATTTAAGCAGCCGTGAAGCTCCCCTTGGGAAATCCCATGATCAGTCATTAAGATTACCTAAAGGACTGGATTTGGCCGGCACACGATTTGGAGTAACAACCTTCAGAG AGGGTCCTGGGGGAGAGGTTATAAATCCACGGAAGACATTTGATGAAGTCCAGAGAGAAACAGAACAAGGACATGAATTGTATGTTGCAACTCACAATGATTACTATGTTG GGGAGCCAATAAATAGGAAATATGACCCATCTACATTCAACAGATTTAATCTTTATGGAAAAGAAACACCCCACTGTAATAATGGACGAAACGTAGCTAGAACATTACGCTGGTTCCATGATCTGCAAAT GAAGAAATCAGCCAAAATAGTCTCTAAAATCAGTGATGATTTCAAGGAAAAATTTCAGCCCCAACTCGGAAAAGTCCTTGATCC CATTGCTGATACTCTCAATGTTCCTCCAGACCATACATTTGGAATGCTTATACGTCCTGAGGAATATG GTGTTGGAGACCTTCTTCATTACAGACTTCCAAGTGAATTCCTTCGTGGCAAAGACAGAGAGCGGGCTGTTTTTACTGCAATTCGGCAGAATTTGAAGAAAGCTAATTACCATAATTTTGATACATTATTGCAAGCTTTCAGACATTATGATAAG GATGGCGATCGGAAAATAAGTAGGGAAGACTTGAAAAAGACCTGCTTTCAGCTTAATCTAGACTTGGATGAAGAGCTGTTGGATGCTTTATTTAACTACTGTGATTTGGATAAAGATGGCTTTATAAACTATCTAGAGTTTGTGAACTTCCTTAACTGGAAAGATAAAATGTCTCTTCAGGAAtatgaagaaaaaataattacCAAAG GCAAAAAGCCAGCTCCCTTTGACCTTATTCCACCAGAAGGAGCAGAATGCAAAGCAGATGGAGATGCTGTGCTAAAGCAGGAGGATGTAGTAGAAAAAGAACCTGGAAGTTCagaaaaaacacccagaactCTTACAAGACCAACGGATCGTGTATTTTCTGATTATCGCACAACATCTTCTCAATATAATGCAGTTGTAGGAGGCATTCCCTCTTCAT TTTACCCACTCTATGGTGTTCCAACTATTCGTTCAGACATTCCTGCCCCACAATTTCGTCGCATCAGTGACAATACTAATTATGGTGATCAAGCAACTGCTTATGCATTGTTATATCCTTCTATATATAGCAACAAAGGAGTGTATGAAAGAGACTTCTTCAAGACAAGATCAAAAGAAGAG ATTGCCCGCATTCTGCGCAATATTGGTGTCCAACTTTCAGATGAAAGCTTTGATGAAATATGGAGGCAAGCCAGCTTGAAAGATCACAGAGGAAAAGTTTGTGTAGAATCCATCAGAAATGTCCTGGATGAAATGCAGGCAGCACACATAAAAAGCAGATGA